The Raphanus sativus cultivar WK10039 chromosome 2, ASM80110v3, whole genome shotgun sequence DNA segment TTGAACCATTGGCGAACCTAGGTAGAGGATTGTGGTAGCACTTGCCCCCataataatttgaatttttggtatattttttaataatttgatatcTACACCTATAATTATAtctaaatttacatatattctaTCATTGTGCACCCACTGGAAAAAATCTTTGGATTCGCCTCTGAATTGAACTTTAAGCTAGCTGTTGTGTTGAGTCATACCATAACGAACATGTCCGCCATGAGGCGTATCCACAAAGTCTTAGACATGGTGGACCAGCGAAGAATGGATCTTCTCTGTTGTAATAGATCAAGAGTTGGTTCGAGTATCGGACAGCTAAATATCTGcgttccacaaaaaaaaaagatctctgCAAATCTCAACCGTGTTAAACGCGTAACTTTGCAATTCCTCAACCGATTTCTTCAAACCACTGGAGAGATCTCCATTTGTCAGAAAATcaacaaaacatttataaacatatcaaaaatgttttatgaACATAGAAAAAATGCAccatatcaaaaatatgtttgtaAGTCATTGTTGTGGATTTCTTATTCGGTGTTGCCAAGACCGAACGCACCATGCGTACTCTCTCAGTCTCTTAAATAACTTTTTATGCTTGTTTTGTGAAGAAATAGGCAAAAACTAAAGTGACGATTGGTTTATACTTGCATAAGcgaaaatatgtaatatttgaaAGCTTATGCAGGAATATGaatattagtaaaaataataaattataactatagactatttttttttcatttttaaaagtttttagtcttttattttttttcaaaattaaaatatacatatcattttGATAGGTTTAACATCTAATCAGAATTTGAACAAGTAacacatacaaaaaaataaaaatgttcatcaataataaatattattcattACAAAATGAGAAATCCGTGCTCTatcaaacattaaaaatataataataaaaatataacaatttatatttaagaataattatatttttgaaaatggaCATCTTGTAAATTTAGTTCTGAACAACTAGGACACTAAATGTATAGTCTTAAGTTTGTTTTTCCACTAGCAAAATATGTCAGAATTTTATGTGGAAATTGTTTGTTTCAGTTTACAATGTTAAATATTAAGGGAAAATGTTTAGGgaagaaatagaaaaacaaatatctttcTTTCCGCTAAGAACATCCAAAATAAATTACCAAATAAACGACTACGGAAATTCATGAAGGAAAAAGTAAAAATCGTAAATAACCGGCCAAGTATACCTTAAGATGAAATGTTTGTACATCTTTGTGGTGTCTGTATTCTGTGTTGACttttgaaaaatagaaaataaatatctttGCTTTCAGGTTTCAGctaagaaaattcaaaataaattaccAAATATTCAGTTACGGTAAATTCAATTCACTAATATCATGAAAGAAAAGTGTAtatagtaataaaaataaatactactCCGAACATAAACTTGGCTTGGTAGGCAAGGCTATTCTCTGCATTAATGGAAAGAGTAGTTTAGGTGGAGAAGGTGGGAACATCATCAACTCTCTCAGATCTCTCTCTGGTTTTTGCTTAACAACACTCATGTCTCTGTTTCTTAGCCGGTACTCGAGGAAACCTGAGTTGGTGAGAagatcttttcttcttctctctaaCGCCTTCTCAACTTCCTTGCGTCAAACCCATCCTTGTTTCATCATCGGCGCTAAACCTTGTCTACCACACAAGTTTTCCCCTGATAATCGCCTTGGAACACTCGGCATTGTAAATGTCAATATTAAACGCTTCACTGAATTTCAAAAGAAGGTGTCTGCGGAGTTGGTATACAATGATTGTTTTGATACAGTTGTAACGATCGGGGCATCTCACGGGTGGGTAGCTAGTTTGAAGGACGATGGAATCTTGCGTCTCCATGACGATCTAAACCCTTATGCATTGTATAAAGATCCCATTTGCATCCCTCTGCCTCCTCTTGTGACTCTGCCACATTGTCAAACCAAAATCATCACCAATGTTTCAATGTCATCATCTTCTCCAGAGAATGATATAGACTGTGTCGTGGCTGTCAAGTTCTTGGGACCTCAGCTCAGCTTTTGCAAACCAGCCGGTAAGAGTAGTAAACCAGAGTGGACCAACGTCAAGATCGAAAACCCCAGCTTCTACTCCTCCCGTGTCATGTTCTCCAAGAAATACAACATGTTTCTTATTCCTGGATCCGGAGGCCACCTCATCGGTGCATGGGACCCCAGTGATCCCAGCGATGACCTTAAGTTTCAGAGCGTGCGATTTGAAAACCCTCCCGAGCTACCGACTAACGTACGCGAGCTTATGAATTCGTGCAGCAAGAGCGAGCACTTGGTGGAGTCAACATCCACCGGTGAGATTTTCTTGGTTAAGCAGTACAGGAAGACAGCAGCCGAAGGTGGTGTCCCTAGAATGAAAACAGAATATTTAATGGTGTACAAGCTAGATGTTGAAGGAAACGCGGTCTACACTCAAGACATGGGAGATCTGACCATGTTCCTCTCAAAGTCTGAACCATTCTGTGTCCCTTCTACTTCCTTTCCTGGTTTGTATCGTAACTGGGTTTACATCTTGGATTTCGACCAACACACAGCTGTCCATCTGCTGAAAGGCTACCCCTTAAGAACTACAACTTCTAGAGTCGTCGCTCCTTATTTTATTCCACCTCAAAATATAGTAGACTAGTTGCAACGGAGTCTAT contains these protein-coding regions:
- the LOC108838463 gene encoding uncharacterized protein LOC108838463, whose product is MSLFLSRYSRKPELVRRSFLLLSNAFSTSLRQTHPCFIIGAKPCLPHKFSPDNRLGTLGIVNVNIKRFTEFQKKVSAELVYNDCFDTVVTIGASHGWVASLKDDGILRLHDDLNPYALYKDPICIPLPPLVTLPHCQTKIITNVSMSSSSPENDIDCVVAVKFLGPQLSFCKPAGKSSKPEWTNVKIENPSFYSSRVMFSKKYNMFLIPGSGGHLIGAWDPSDPSDDLKFQSVRFENPPELPTNVRELMNSCSKSEHLVESTSTGEIFLVKQYRKTAAEGGVPRMKTEYLMVYKLDVEGNAVYTQDMGDLTMFLSKSEPFCVPSTSFPGLYRNWVYILDFDQHTAVHLLKGYPLRTTTSRVVAPYFIPPQNIVD